In Prionailurus viverrinus isolate Anna chromosome F2, UM_Priviv_1.0, whole genome shotgun sequence, the sequence TGGATACAGCTGCTCTGTCTCCCATCTGTTCATCCCCCCCCACCTATCCCTTGTCTGTCTGTCCACCCATCacccttcatccatccatcatccatccatccatccatccatccatccatccccctgTATCtcctatccatccatcatccatccatccatccatccatccatccatccatccccctgTATCtcctatccatccatcatccatccctGCATTCACCCATTCATTAGGCATGTCTAGTGCCCAGCAGAAGGTCTGGCTGCCTTGGGCATGTGGATACCCATGAGCCCAAGTGCCTGCCCTCGCACTGCTGGCAGTCTTGAGGCAGTCACCTGGGATGACTCCAGAGTTTCAGAGTCAGGACAGGAAGAGGGCCGTGGGAGCTGGGACAAGGCCGGGTGGGCGAACACCCAGGACCCAGCCCTAGCTGagcggcccccacccccaggtgctGTTGGCTTCCTGACCGTCATTAGCAAGGGCTGCACCTCGCACTGTGTGGATGACTCCCAGAACTACTACTTGGGCAAGAAGAACATCACGTGTTGCTCCAGTGACCTGTGCAATGCCAACGGGGCCCATGCCCTGCAGCCAGCTCTTGTCACCCTGGCGCTGCTCACTGCTCTCGGTGGCCTGCTGCTCTGGGGCCCTAGCCGGATGTAGGAGGCAGGAGGACCCCACTGTgtcccaggggccccagggcacTCTTCATACACACCTGGTCCAGTCGAGGCCCCTCCTGGACCCTAACTCGGGTTGGGCCATGCCCCTCTGCCCTTTCTAGCCTTCCATGGCTCCCTAGGACTCCTGCCCAGCTCCCACTGCCCAGCAGGCTGGGCTGTATTGATGCGCGACAGCCTGCACACGGCCCACACAACCCCCACATTCAAACCCACTCCTTAATCCTCGCTTAGGCAtactcttcctccaggaagccttccctgaccactcccTCCACCTCTACCTGCCGAGCCATGTCCCACTCATAGGGTCACCTGTAACCAGCAAGGAACAGGCACTCAGGAGGGCCCCACAAAGGCTGAGATGAAATGTACTGAGTAGAATTAGGGGCAGGGAGTGAGAGGTCCTGGGAGCCCCAAGAGATGGGGTGTGGAGGGGGTCCAGCTCCCAATGTTCCTGGGAGTCCTGGAGCAGTAACCCCTGCACCCAGTAGGCCCTTAATAAAGTCCCATTGACTTAGCTGCAGACAGCTCTGTTCTCGCGCGCCCCCGGGTGGGAGTCAGGGTTGGGGTCCAGGGCTGTGTTGGATGCCACCTGGATCCACATCCGTGGGCTGTGGCCATGTCCGTAGCCAGCCACATGGGGTGGAGCCCAAGCCTGGGCAGAAACAGATGTCAGACACCGGGAAGGGAGGACACAGCTGCAGAAGGTAGGGCGGCATCCCTGGGGACCCCGTCTCTTGCTGTGTGGCCTCACTCAGATCActcgacctctctgagcctcagatacTTACCTGGGACCCCCCTCTGCTGCGAGCGTTGAGGATCCACATGACTCAGCGGTTTCTGGGTGGGAGGGGCTGCTACTGTGTGAGGCCCCCTCGGCGTCCCCGCCctgttctttccctctgcctgtttCCTAAATGTCTTGTTTTGTCCGCTGTAAGTTCTCCACACCCACGGTGAAAAATTCAAACTATGCAAAAGGGTCCCCAGCGaagctgccccctgccccctgccctcaggTCCCTCCTGTCCGGGAGCGGGGTTCCTTTCACAGTGCTTGTGAGCCTAGGGTCCCGCCTCGCCTTTTCAATTCCTGAGAAAGCCCCTTGGGAAACACAGGggctgcctccctgcccctgggGGCTCCAGTGCCAGGACCTGTCGGCCACGTGGGGTGGGCTGTGTGAGCGGAGCCAGGGCGGGAACCTGCACAGGGGGGCGCTTCTGGCCAAGACCCCTACTGAGTGGTGGGTGAGGCAGGATTAGAGCCCGGCTTCTGGAgctctggggtgggctggggcagggccacACTGACCAACAAGTCCAGGCCGGAGGCCCAGAGTCTCCCTGTGCACGTCCCGAGTGACCTCCAGTGCTGGTCTTCCCCACTTCTTCCTCGCCTCCGGGGCCCAGCTCAGATCCGGCTTCGCGCAGGCTCTGGCCTCTCCCACGCCCGTCCCTCTGGGGCCCCAGGCACGCTCAGCACATAGACCTGGCTTGGCTCCGGTCCAGGGTCCAGGATCCAGGGTCCAGGGTCCAGGGTCCAGGGCTGGGGCTTTGTTTCCTGAGAGGGCACCATAGAACTGGgtcggggcgggggaggggggggggctcaggCAGAGCTTCAGGCCCATGAGGGTCTGGCCCGGGCTGGAGTTTGGGCTTGTCCACCTTGGCCAGGTGACCGTAGAGGACACTGGTGCATCTGTCCTGCCAGTGGTTGTGGAGCGCCTACTACGTTCCAGGCGCTGTTCCAGGCACGCCAGAATCAGCGGTCTCCCACGCTGGGATGCATTTTCCCCAACCTCCCTCCATGCCCTAGAGACACCCCCGCTCACCGAGCTTACCGGACGAGGGGGTCAGGTGAACAGGGTAAATACAGAAATATGTGCCATGTTAGCAGGTGGAGCTCGAAAAGGAATAAAGCACAGAGAGGATCTCAAACACCAGTGTGACCGGGACCACGGCAGGGCCTGGAAGTCCGGAGGGACAGGCCTCCGTCCAccgagcagggaagggagcccACGGCGACCCACACGTCAGCCACACCCTCAGGCAGGGGTCCTCCTCCGGGGTGAGGCTCCGGGAAGTGAGGCAGTGCCCCGGACCCCCAGACCCTGTCCCGGGCTTCTGGGTTTGAAATATTTGGGccagggtgaggggagagggacgGCGGGCCCTGAGAAGTGGGAGACCTCGCTGGGTCCTCCGTTCCCCGGACCGGGGACTCCTCTGACCTCCTGAGCCATTCCCAAGTTCGTGTGGCCTCAAACTGAGAGCCCGAGGGGGCCAgccttgcccctccctcactccaggacagagggaagggcaggagtCCCTCCGCACACGCAGCGTGTTAGggcctcctcctgctcccctggGTGGGGACGGCAGGGGGTCCAGCTGCAGAGGCCCAGGGCCCCTCAGCTGCGGGCCCACGGCAGGGTCTGGCCGggacccccacctccctctccccacaccgCCTCGTCTTCGCAAACTAGGGAACGGCGAGAAAGAAGAGCGTACAGGACTCGGCTCCCCCAAACCCTAGGATAACGTGGGTCACCGTTTTCCGTCTTCGTGACGCGTCGCGTGCAAACACGCGCAGATGCACACTGTGAATCCGTGCCCGGGTCATGCTTCACACGCTCCCCGACAAACTGCTTTCTAAACATGTATCTTTCCATAGTAAGGAACAGAGACCCTCACGGCTGCACCTGTGGCTGAGGTGGTCCCCTGGACAGACAGACTTACGTTAGTTTTTAAGATGCCATttcccaaggggcgcctggggggctcagtcggttcagcgtctgacttccgctccggtcatgatctcgcggttcgtgggttcgagccccgcgtcgggctctgtgccgacagctcggagcctggagcctgctttggattctgtgtctccctctctctctgcccctcccctgcttggcctctgtctctttctcaaaattagataaaaaacctaaaaaaaaaaaaaaggtgccattTCCCGAGCACTCTCCGTGTTAGGGACACTGTCCGAGCCTTCTGCGGCTGTCACAGTAGGAGATAATATAGCACGTATCCCCGTCACCAGAGGCCAGGTGCGCTCTCGTGGGTCTCCCGTGCAATCACTCATCGATTCTCACCACCACCCGGTGAGGCAGGGCACAGAGACGTGAAGGAACTgacctgaggccacacagctggcgCCTAGCCATCCTCCCCTGTGCGCTCGGTCACCTAGGTCAGGCCTGCAAGGGCGCTCCCTGAGCCGTCATCTCTGACCCTAGCAGCACACTCAGCCCCAGGCTGGAGGTGGTCTGGCGCAGCCCTCCCTTCCCCGGAACGCCAGTCCCAGGCCCGTCTGCCTGGCCCCTCTCGGGCTGGCATTGACACCCCCAGCCCAGGTTGCTGATGTCTCCACCCTCGACCACTCAGGTGTCTGTAAAGACAGTACTGGGTGGGCAGGGCGCGGTGTCTGTCAGCGGCCTGGGCGCTGCTCTGTGagccctgctcctccctggctggACTTGGGGTGCAGCAGGGGCTCTACTGGAGGGGGCACAGGGGTCACATGTCAGACCCTCTGGCAGTGGGGGAGTGGGGctgtctcccagcccctcctccctctttgcctctcagATACGAAGCCAGAGCAGAGGGGTTCCAGGTCTGATGCCCAGGAGTCCCTGACCTGCCCGAGACCCCCAACAGTCTGCCATGACGCCCGCATCTGGTGGTGATGCAGCCGGACGTGGGCGGCTAAGAAGAAGTTGGTTCCTGGGGAGCCCCTGGCCGGCATCGATTGTGCTGGCCCTGGGTTTGGGCCATCAAAGCGACCTCCTGGCCTCGGGGTCCAGCGGGGAGATGGCAGTCCCTGCTGACATAATCAATCGTGCGTAAAGGCACAGTGAGACCAGGTTCTGGGCATCTAGACTGTCTGGGGGTCAGGGAAGGGGAAGATGGAAGGGGAGGGTCCCTGGCAGAGGGAGCCCCGGCTGTCagaggatgggggcaggggtcttgtaagcatccccccccccccgccattctATTGTTTACCAACCTTCACTGACATTTCCAGAACAGGCTTCTAGAAGCAGGCCCCCACTGTGGGGGTGGGACAAGGGGGGTGACCAGGCTGCATTCACAGAGCAGCTGCCAAGGGGGCTCGAAGGACACCTTCATCCCGAGAAGCTGTCCCGCCTCAGGGACAGATGGTGTGGAGCTGAGCCAGGGCAGGGACAAGGCTGAACAATGCGCGGGGAAGGCCTTTCCTACCCCCAGGCtttcctggggcagctgggtccGCCCTGAGAAGGAACTTCCTGTCCGCGGAGTATCCAAGCAGATTCAAGGACCTAGGAAAACCCAGACCCCATTCTGCCCAACTACTGGCCCCAGAAGCAAAGCCAGAAAAGCAAAGAATTCTGCCCGGATGGTGccccagggaagggaagccaCCTGCCATTGTGGACCGGAGCCCGGCCCCGTGTGGACTGGACCAAAGCCCTCTCAGTGCGGCCGCTGGGGGGTGCTGTTCTCAGAGCCGCCTCCACCTCTCCAGGGCCCCAGTGCGGACCTAAGGAGGTGGCCTCCCAGGTCACTGGCAAGCTGGGGGCGGGCTGGGAAAGCTGGGTGGACCTCTTCCGGGCTTTCCTGCCCAGTGTTGccgagaaggggacagagaggacgCTGGAGTGCCTGCTGCACACTGCTGGGTCCGCATCCCATGTGCTCGTGACACCTATGAGGCCCCTGTCGAGCCCTTTACATTTGCAGAGTCCTCTCCCCCCATTGCGGGCGTTATATGCTCCCTTTCTGAACGGGCCAAGGATGGGAATGCTTGGGAATGAGTTGGAGATTGCCAGGACCTGGGGGTGGGTGTGGTGCTGCTGGGGGTAATGAGGTTACCAGCTGGGACTGAAAAGGCTTAGGGGCCAGACTGTGATGCGCCCTGAATCGGCCGCATGCGCGCTGGGGCTGGGGCGCCCTGCAAAGGTGGAGAGCCCCTGGATGTTTTGGAGCGTCGGAGGGTCGGTTTCCAGGACAGTCTTGAAGCAGTGCCGCTGCGGACGGCGGCGTCCACTTCTTTTGCAAAGTCCTGCAACTTGGGCCGGGAGGTACTGGAGCCTTCGCCTCTGCTCAGATCAGGGACCGAATCTTCGACGGCTGGGGAGAGACAAGAGGGCTCGCAGcgagctgggggggaggggtgggggagacgcCGCGGACCAGCTCGCCCTCTCCTGCGCCTGCATCGCGGGCCGCGACCGCCAGATGCCGCTGTGGCGCGGCGCGCGGCGAAAGCGAAAGCGGGGCGGGAGGCGCGCGGACATGGGGGGGGACGGACCACTGAGggcgtcgggggggggggggaatgctggcgcggggagggcggggccctGGCCTGCGGCACCAGCCGCCTCCGGCGCGTCCCTCCCCAGCCGGCTTCGCGAGGTGGTTCGCTCCGGTAGCTCGGCTCTCGCCGGTTCCGGCAAGCGGGCGAGGCGGGGCGCGGGCACCGGCGCGGCGGACTCCAGCGCAGCGCGCCCCGGTCGGCACCGGCGCCGCGGGTTCCGCCGCACCCCGCGCCTGCCGCCGCGATGCTGGGGCTGCTCGTGGCGCCGCTGGTCCTGGCGCTCGTCTACTTCGCGCTGCTGGACGGTTGGTACCTGGTGCGCGTGCCGTGCGCCGTGCTGCGCGCGCGCCTGCTGCAGCCGCGCGTCCGCGACCTGCTGGCCGAGCAACGCTACGCGGGCCGCGTGCTGCCCTCGGACTTGGACCTGCTGCTGCACATGAACAACGCGCGCTACTTACGCGAGGCCGACGTGGCGCGCGCCGCGCACCTGACCCGCTGCGGGGTGCTGGGGGCGCTGCGCGCGCTCGGGGCCCGCGCCGTGCTGGCCGCCTCGTGCGCGCGCTATCGCCGCTCGCTGCGCCTGTTCGAGCCCTTCGAGGTGCGCACCCGCCTGCTGGGCTGGGACGACCGAGCGTTTTACCTGGAGGCGCGCTTCATCAGCCTGCGCGATGGCTTCGTGTGCGCGCTCCTGCGCTCCCGCCAGCATGTGCTGGGCACCTCGCCGGAGCGCGTTGTGCAGCACCTGTGCAAACACAGGGTGAGCaccttcttcccccctccccgggcccggGTGCACACCCTCCGCGGGGCCCTGAGGGTTCCtggtccctgccccctcctctagGGAAGGCCACCCCCTTGGGGTGTGCCTGTCCCGCTGAGTGCCACACTCCAGCCCTTACTTTTGGACCCAGGGCCTCACTTCACTGATGGCCATTCTCCCTGGGAGCTCCCAGGGTCCCTGCATCCACTCATACACGTTCTTAGCGTGCTGCCCGCCTGCCCCTTCTGAAGCTCGCCTCTCAGGACTCCATGCCACCCCATGCGGTATCCCCCGCGTTTCCCCCCAGGGAAGCCCTGACCAGGCCTCTCCCGGGAATCTAAGTCCTGATGCTGCTGTGTGGCTCGGAGTGTGTAGCCACCTTCTCTGGTCCTTGGTTCTCAACAGGCGGGATGGTGTCCCTGAGAGGTTACTGGGAGTTCCCAAGGACCCGaggacaccccctcccccgccctttGCACACAGCTTGGAGCTGAGGGCTTGGGTCACCACCACCTGGGTTTGGGGTTGGGGGACTGAACTCACAGAGCTGCAAGCCCTTGTGCCTTTTCCAGTTGGAGAGAGGGCCGCAGTGCCCGTGTGGCGCTAAAGGACCCTCCCCAGGGCCTGCTCCTTCCAGCACAGCCCAGCCTGGCTACCGCGGCGTGGCAACGGGGCCCTGGGGACGGCAGCGCGCCACCACCGGAATGGTTTCCAGGGCAGGCTCCGGCCTGAGGCGGCGTCCCGAAAACTTGCCTCAGGAGCTTCCGTGCCAAAGCCGGGGCCTGCCCCAACCCCTGGGTGCTCTAAACGAGGGCGCTGCCCTCTCTGGCTTTGAACAGGTGCCTCCTGAACAAGGGGGGACACGGTCTCATGTTAATCGTGAGAGGGTGGTCTTTCCCCCATACCggaggtggggaaactgaggctcacagaggccATGGGCATAGCTCCCTGGTTTTCTGTCTCTGGACACCCCCCCAAAGGTCCTGGGTGTCCCCCACCCCATAGGGACAGAGATGCTCCATACGCCCCTTCACGTGTAAGGAGGCCGGCATGGGGAGTCTCTGGTCACGGAGGCTTTAAGTCGAGGGACTGAGAGCTGGGACTAAAAGACAGAGGGAGTCTCTCCTACAGCAGAGGGTGCCGGGTGGCCGGTGGGGGCTGGAAGCGACTTCCAAGAGAGCCGATAGCGCGGCTCAGCAGGTGTGCCCGAGGATGCCCAGCCACAGATGGGAGGGCCAGGGCATGGCCAGGAGGAACCCAGGTGCCTAGGCTAGGTGAGGTGGGCCCCAGGCAGAGCCTACACGGGGCAGTCTGAGCCCAGTGTCTGGGCTGAAATGCTCCAAGTCCGGTTTCGCCACCGCTGGCTGGGAGGAAAGTGATCCCAAAAGCCTGGACATTGAGCAGAGCTCCCCTCACTCCGGGGGAGGCCAGGGCTGCCACTCTACTTGTCCCCTTTCCCCTGGGAACACCCCAAGCCCATCCCCGAGGCCTGTGACCTCTCAGGCCTGGCCCGGCAGCCTCTTGCCTCCCCATGATGGCTGGctgcatgggggtggggtgcgggggcggggggatcgCAGCAGTGGGCCCAGAGCTTCTGGTCCAGCTTCTCGTGGTATGCTGGAGAAGAGAGGTTCACGGCAGCCCCCGTCCAGCACTTTCCCAGCAGAGGGTGGCTGACAGCCAccctcccactcccctgctccaGACTCCTGAGGCTTCTGGTTGCTCCGGGTCACCCGTCACCCCTCTCCAGCCAGCTGGCCTCAGAGGGCTTTGCCTGGGTTCTGGGGACACACGGACGGCTCCGGTGTGGCCCTGCTGGGGAGACAGGCCTGAGGAAGGAGGATGGTGTCTCGAGACAGGAGGATGAATGGCACTGGGGGCCTCAGGGAGGGCCACCTGCAAGGGGAGGCGGAGGACACGTTCCAGGGAGAACAGCGTGAGCAGAGGCCCAGAGGTGTGAAGGCCGCGCCCTGGCTGGCCACCCTTCCCTGCACCCCTGCTCATTCCCGGGGCGGCGGGGCCGTGGGAATGtcacccctccctgcacccctgctTGTCCCCCGGACAGCGGGGCCATGGGAATGTCCCCCTGTCGCCCTGCAGGTGGAGCCCCCCGAGCTCCCAGAGGACCTACGGCACTGGATTGCCTACAACGAGGCCAGCAGCCAGCTGCTCAGGGCTGAGAGCGGCCTCAGTGATGTCGTCAAGGACCAATGACCACCACACCCTGCCCGCCAGCCTCAACGTGGGGGCGCTTGCCTGCCGGTCCCTGCCTGCCAGGGCCAGAGGGTGCGGGATGGACCCGCCAGGCCCACGTCTCCCAGCTGGAGCGGTCCACGACCAGCCCTGTCGGCCCAGCACCGCCCCAGCCCGCTCAGGCCTCCCCCTCCGCCCATTACTgatgtccccctcccccatactGTGCTGGGCACGGGATGGGGGTGACTCAGATGCCCTGACATAGCTCTGCCCTCAGGGTGGAGGTGACGGGAAAAGTGGGAGGCCCAGGACCCTTAGGGCGTGGGCTTTGGGGGGTGGGAGTTCGGCCCCACCCTGTGGGTGAAGCCAGTCTGGGGCCCCATGGTGTAGGTCAGAGCCGCCGGGGCCCCAGAGCTGCCTCCTTCCACCCTGTCCCGGAACCCCGGAACCCCGCCGCCAGCTGGAGCCAGGAGCGCAGGGATGCCCCCGATTCCTTGCCTGCCCCCCACGCTGATCTCTGCCTTACAGCTGCAATGGGAAAGCTGCAATGTCtctgttttatttaaagaaaccCCAAGACTAAAGGGTTTTTAATGTCAGCATGCTGGGGGAAGACCTCATTTCtgaagcccccaccccccagggaagCAGCGGGCCCCACAGGTGTTTTCTGGTGCGGGGGCTGGCTAGGCTTCTCGGGGTCCCACGAACTTAGGGACTaggtgggcagggcaggactGGCCCCTCTTGCACAGAGCATGGGACCGAGGCCAGGAAGGATTTGCCCCACTCCCCCTGCAGACCCTGGTGCTCTCCTTGTCCCCGGCTCTCGGGGTTTGCTGTCCCATGTCCCAGTCTGCGGATGGCTGGTGCAAGTTTCTGGTTTGGTCCCAGGGTCCAGTCCGTGATCCCCCAGAGTTTGGGAGGCTAGGCCTCAGACTCTGGGGTTGCTGGGGCGGGGAAGTGGGAcagcaggtggggcagaaggTCAGTGGACCTTAATGGGTGGGACAGCACAGGGGCCCTTCTACCAGCCCCTCAAAGAGGACAGGAAGTGTGGCCACCGGGATAGAAGACAGTTGAGCGATGGCATGGGCCACGTCGTGCTCCGACCACTTGCTCAGGAGGGCCCCAGTCTGGGGGCCCAGAAAAGAACGGGTAGTTGGAAAAGTTGGATTTGCAACACGGCATGTGAAGATGGGGGAGTGATGCGGCCTGGCTGAGGTCACGTGGCTGGCGAGGCCGGGCCTCCCACCTGCTTGAGCAGCCTGCAGCCTGCGGCCCGCGAGGGTGTTTGGGCTTCTGCAGGGAGTGAAGGACCGGGGACATCCTGGGGCGGGGGAACTTGGGGGGTCCATACAGGTGTCAGGACAGATTCCCCACGGGGACTGTGGACGGGAAGCTGTGCACAGTGGGTCTGGGTCCCAGCAGGTCCCTCCGGTGGTGGTGAGTTGCCAGCTGGCATCCcggagcagggcaggggctggggaggcaggacgggtctgtgtgtctgtgtgaggtGTTCAAGGTGGTGGGGCATCTGGGCTGGACGTCCCTGTGTCCCGGGGGCGCAGTAGTTTCTTTGTCCGCTCAAGGGAGATACACCCCAGCCagatgggggcagaggggaggggaggctcccTCCTGCTCTTTCTGTTTGGAGAAGGTCTGACCACAGAGGGGTCCTTGCTGACCAGGGGGCACGCGTCCAGGGCACAGGGCTGGCCAAGGTGGGGCTTGGgctgccccaccctccccgcctAGGAACCGGGTGATCTTGGGGGAgtatctctcctctttctgcgtTCTTTGTGACCCCACACACCACCTCCTCAATCCTCAGGCCCCAAGTGTCGGCAGCTGGTGTGGCCACCCCAGGGCCAGCCCTCCCGGGGCCCCACCTGTGGCCTCCcagctcctgggggtggggggcggtacACAGGGATGTGCAGATCTGACCTCAGGTGTCCTCAGGGCTACAGACAGAGCAAGGGCTttccttgggctcaggtcacttGGCAGCTCCCACCAGGGGAGGGCAGGGTAGCCCCGTGCTTAGGTGGTGATGGGGCAGGGGTGCCCTCTGTTTGCCAGGCTGGCACTGTGTGAAAACCCCGCGGGTGCGCCTGGCCAGCCACCTGCTTCCTCCAGGGGTGGGGTGGCTGTGGAGCCGGGTGCGCAGGCTcaccccccgcctccccgcaCCTTGAAGAGCTCAGAAGCCGTATCCCTGCTGCCCCACTGGAAGCTGAGGCCAAGAAAGGGCTGTAGTGATATCTCAGTTTGTCCCCATGGTCCCCGAGGGGCCCGGGCCCCTTGCCTCCAAATCCCGGGCCTGGTAGAGACTCTCTGGAAGCCTGGCCATAATGCGGAGTCTGGAAAGTGCCCAAGCCAGAGGGCAGTGAGGGGAATTGGGGCCTGGAGAGGGGCAGTGACACCCTGGGGGCATTCAGGCCCCAAGGCTGCCGATGTGCAGTGTACTGGACGTGTCTCCTACCTCCACCTCCGCACAGCGCTGCCGAGCCAGGCCGTGGCCTGCGGGTGGGGGGCAGGCCTCAGGAGGGGGAAGCAGGGGTCTGAGGTTCGGCTGCGGCTGAGGCTGCTGCTGCccggctggctggctgggggcGTGGCAGGGAGCCCAGCACTGGCCCTGGGTGTCTGGGATGAGCTGGCACGTCTTCAGTGCTCCACGGGCATGGTCTCTCACTCCAGCTGTCCCCCGGGGCCAAGGTCATGGTACACCCAATGTCGGGGGGCGGGGTGACTGAAGCGTGTGGAGGTGTGTGGGCGTCAGCTGGCCCAGAGGCACCCCACGTGCACTTGGGAAGGCCTGGACCGATCGGGCAGGCAGCCTGTGCCCCCCTGTGCCCTCTTCCCAGCATCCCCCGCTGCGGCTGCAGCACCCCCGTGCTGAACATGTGGAGCGAGACGTACCCACCCTTGACCTCAGCTTCCCTTCCacccagggggcaggggtgggggcgatGCCCCCCGGGGTCTCGGGGGAGattctgggggtggggacagatcTGCCTTGGGCTAGGGAGCCTGTCCTGGTCTCCGGGGCCGTGGGACTGGTTTGCAGGAAGGCGGGCCCAGGATGCGTTTCTCCTCCCAAGCCTCCGTTTCCCGTTCTGTGAAATGAGTCCAAACGGCCCTGGATGAGAAAAGGGCCAGGTGCCCAGAATGGGCCCGACTCAGCTCAGCTCCCCCGGAGGCCAGCTCCGGGGGCTCTCGGCACCCGGGAAGGAAAGAGGTCGTTTCTGCCCtgactttgtttattttctgcaaGTGTGGGGGGTGGTGGGCCGGGAGGCCCCTGGCAAGGCTCTCGCCCCTTGAGTCCCATGATTAACCGGAAGCTTCTGGAAGCGTGCGGCTACGGGTGGCCTCTGGTGGTGGCAGGCCCTTCAGGGAAGGAGTGGGGCCCCCAGCGGGGCCAGGGCCCTGACGCCGAGCCTGGTGGCCTGCACGGAGTTGCACAGATCGCGGAAACAGCAGTAGACCGCGCGGGTGCTCCCCATGCTGTCGGGGTCGGTGGCAAAGCAGGAGTTGGAGCAGGACCGGGTCACCAGGGGCATCTGGTTGAAGGGGTACTCTGCCAGGGCGGGCAGGTGTCAGCGCCTGCTCCGCCACGGCCCCGTGCCCTCCCCGGCAGCCCCGACCTCCACGCCCTTGACCCTGCGGCCCCCAAACTGATGGCTGGGCCTGGAAGCCGTCCGTGCTCCTGTCCCAGCCCTGAGGTGGGAGCCTGGGGCCCCGGGGCCGATGCCACCCTCGTGCGGCACCACAGAGGCAGGCCGTGGGGGCTGCGCCTCggggccccacccccagtcctgAGGGCCTTCTGGGGGAAGGTGACCACTGCGGCCCCTGGGCCTGTTGTGGGCCAGACTCACCGGCCTCCATCAGCACCAGCGTAGTCATACAGGCCGTGGCCTCCGGCTTGCAGCGAGTAATGTTCTTGCATAAAGGAATGGCCGTGGGCTGCTCACATGTAAAGCATCTGAAGGCCTCACCTGGGCGAGGGATGGGACAGACGTCGTCGCCTGGCCTTGAGACCCATCTTGGAGGAGGCCACGTATGGTCTAACCCCTGGGCCGTACCCCACGTGCCCCCTGGCGTGTCTCCCTCGCCATCCCTGTTGGGGGACGCGGCTCGCCTCGCCGCGACCCTACAAGGCCCGGGGCTCCGACCCGTGGACTTGAACGCCGCACTCCTCTGTCGTGCCTTGGTTTTCCCGCCTGGAGAGTAGGGCTTCGAAGCCCGTCCCTAGCGAAGGCTCTAGGATCCAGGAGGCTCATTTAGGGGGAGGGAGATGAGCCCAGTGGGGGGTGTCGGAGGCCCCCCTCCCCGCAGAGGAGGCATCCACTCACCAGCGTGCAGGCAGGAGGCTGCAAGCAGCAGCAGAAGCTGGAGCAGAGCCCCGCACCGGGCCATCCGCCCATCTGCCGTGCTCGGCAGCGGGGAGCGGCCGCCTCTGTGGGCACTTATACCCTGCCCTCTCTGTGGTTCCTGCCAGGTGGTGGCGGGAGTGTGTGAGTCAGCAGGGTGGTGCGGGACAGGGCGGAGGTGGGAGGTGGCACAGCGGGTGGGCGGGCCAATCATTCACAGGCCATGGGGACCGGGACCCCTCTTCGCTCTAGCCACCTGGTGCTGGCCCACAAGCACCACACAGGTGCTGAGCCCCCTGTGGCCCAGACTCAGGTGTATGTCACGCCCAACCAGGGCCAAGGCCAGTGTCCTtca encodes:
- the PSCA gene encoding prostate stem cell antigen — its product is MKAVVLTLLAIGLALQPSGALQCYSCEAQVSNQNCLHVKNCTHSDTQCWTERIRAVGFLTVISKGCTSHCVDDSQNYYLGKKNITCCSSDLCNANGAHALQPALVTLALLTALGGLLLWGPSRM
- the THEM6 gene encoding protein THEM6, whose amino-acid sequence is MLGLLVAPLVLALVYFALLDGWYLVRVPCAVLRARLLQPRVRDLLAEQRYAGRVLPSDLDLLLHMNNARYLREADVARAAHLTRCGVLGALRALGARAVLAASCARYRRSLRLFEPFEVRTRLLGWDDRAFYLEARFISLRDGFVCALLRSRQHVLGTSPERVVQHLCKHRVEPPELPEDLRHWIAYNEASSQLLRAESGLSDVVKDQ